The following proteins are co-located in the Brevibacillus laterosporus DSM 25 genome:
- a CDS encoding PepSY domain-containing protein, translating into MDWQKDKELLVRLRKLHTKNKPRKEFVETLRTQLEYQTNIVVHRRNRFYRPIQFGLGLASVFALILYLFAPSVNKEAFPPMSSYPTKQEFIAKPPVEVSEKQKQEQKQEQKQKQNQQQKLVSNPKTSLKESLSQKQTAKEKEKNDVVTPKPKAKDTYLQQLGGEDLKGYQINPALSAPARGYIFMNRMVNGIPFLADSYKVELDESGQIKQSTITKSTDTNMKFPLPQQAISKATAKQLFMKDMRLVYQGDEQPRLTYEFNFSGYIDAVSGQVREAKEEEQSQGYSKPIPIVAQGKKLIAHTPEEVVRILQQEFGIVVYGPGAVEDTLSTDTYKEYSWQIEEGKIIKVETLDGQLMGFRISTPGVKERDSSTIAVHKELSGIAKGIIERYMNVHTKELLLIDVEKTSLTQTYRFRRSYQGIPIINRSYSVTLDAKTEKVIGLDLGYGVQGTTSLPDKSKAMTPDVAATIYLKERPLSLVYVMLMDKKQQIAVPHLVYQIYYHDTPRLYVDAITGEVIR; encoded by the coding sequence ATGGATTGGCAAAAAGATAAGGAATTGCTCGTTCGATTAAGAAAATTACATACAAAGAATAAACCAAGAAAAGAGTTTGTAGAAACCTTACGTACCCAGCTAGAGTATCAGACAAATATTGTGGTGCACAGAAGAAACAGATTTTATCGACCAATTCAATTTGGGCTTGGACTAGCAAGCGTATTCGCACTTATATTGTACCTTTTTGCACCTTCAGTGAATAAAGAGGCTTTCCCACCTATGTCCAGCTATCCTACGAAACAGGAGTTTATTGCGAAACCCCCTGTTGAGGTATCAGAAAAGCAAAAACAAGAGCAAAAGCAGGAACAAAAACAAAAACAAAATCAACAGCAAAAGCTTGTATCTAATCCAAAGACTTCTCTAAAGGAGTCACTTTCACAGAAGCAAACAGCCAAAGAAAAAGAAAAGAACGATGTGGTAACCCCAAAACCAAAAGCAAAAGATACCTATTTGCAGCAGCTTGGAGGTGAAGATTTAAAGGGATATCAAATAAATCCCGCACTCTCTGCCCCTGCTCGCGGATACATTTTCATGAATCGTATGGTAAATGGAATCCCCTTTTTAGCGGATAGCTATAAAGTGGAATTAGATGAATCAGGTCAAATAAAACAATCAACCATCACAAAAAGCACAGATACAAATATGAAATTTCCTTTGCCGCAGCAAGCTATATCCAAAGCGACTGCTAAACAATTATTTATGAAAGACATGAGGCTAGTTTACCAAGGGGATGAACAACCGCGGCTTACCTATGAATTTAACTTTTCAGGCTATATTGATGCGGTCAGTGGACAAGTAAGAGAAGCGAAGGAAGAGGAGCAAAGCCAAGGATATAGTAAGCCTATTCCGATCGTAGCTCAGGGTAAAAAACTGATTGCGCATACTCCGGAAGAGGTTGTGAGAATCCTTCAACAGGAATTTGGAATCGTCGTATATGGACCTGGAGCGGTAGAGGATACTTTGTCTACCGATACCTATAAAGAATATTCCTGGCAAATCGAAGAAGGAAAAATAATTAAGGTAGAAACCCTTGATGGACAATTGATGGGATTTAGGATTAGTACTCCAGGTGTGAAAGAGAGGGATTCTTCTACCATCGCAGTTCACAAGGAATTGTCTGGAATAGCGAAGGGCATCATAGAAAGATATATGAATGTTCATACGAAAGAGCTTCTATTGATAGATGTTGAAAAAACAAGTTTGACTCAAACCTATCGATTTAGAAGGTCGTATCAAGGTATTCCCATCATTAATCGAAGTTATTCTGTGACCCTTGATGCCAAAACAGAAAAGGTAATTGGACTTGATCTGGGCTATGGAGTACAAGGAACTACTAGCCTCCCGGACAAATCGAAAGCAATGACACCAGACGTAGCTGCTACTATCTACTTGAAGGAACGCCCATTGTCTTTAGTCTATGTCATGCTAATGGATAAGAAGCAACAAATAGCAGTTCCTCACTTGGTTTATCAGATATATTATCATGACACACCTAGGCTGTATGTTGATGCGATTACCGGTGAAGTGATTAGATAG
- a CDS encoding RNA polymerase sigma factor, translating to MYDEDIKQQVLLIYEQYYLDVYHFLLYYTGNQNDTEDLTQEVFVRVIRSLARYENRANMKTWLFAIAKHIAIDYHRKKRWKSLFSIDVLKKHVSSDGLPEKEVESWEEEQELIRAIQKLPQHYRMVVILRGIQGYSVRETASIMDYSESQVKVTLHRALKKLEKELAGRIGGELYDGLAKR from the coding sequence TTGTATGACGAAGATATAAAACAGCAAGTATTGTTAATCTATGAGCAGTATTATTTAGATGTTTATCATTTTCTGCTGTACTATACTGGCAATCAAAATGACACAGAGGATTTGACACAGGAGGTTTTTGTCCGTGTGATCCGTTCTTTGGCACGCTATGAAAATAGAGCAAATATGAAAACGTGGCTATTTGCGATAGCGAAGCACATTGCTATTGATTATCATCGCAAGAAAAGATGGAAAAGTCTGTTTTCCATTGATGTACTAAAAAAACATGTGTCTTCAGATGGGTTACCAGAAAAAGAAGTAGAGAGCTGGGAAGAGGAGCAGGAGCTGATCCGAGCGATCCAAAAGCTACCACAGCATTATAGAATGGTTGTCATCCTAAGGGGAATTCAGGGATACAGCGTTAGGGAAACAGCCTCCATCATGGATTATTCGGAATCACAGGTGAAAGTGACCTTGCATCGAGCATTGAAAAAGCTTGAAAAGGAACTAGCAGGACGGATAGGAGGGGAGCTGTACGATGGATTGGCAAAAAGATAA